atgtacatatatgtctgatAATGGTGATTTTCAAAACTTGTTTAAACACCTGAGTAAAACCCATTTTTTCCCTTAGGAAATAACTGAACTGaccattgtatgtatatcaatgacATGTACCATCCTATAGGACCTATTTAGTTTTGTAGATTAGGCTATTCAAAattagggcatccagctgtagaaactctgccaaatttagattggagccttgtgttccaaatttagattggagcctggtgttgccatccggtttcaccagtcctcagtcaagtcgtccaacccatgctagcatggaaagcggacgttaaacgatgatgatgatgatgatgatacataacaTGGCCCTATAACATGGACTACTAACTCTTTGGGTAATATTCAAGCATCTGCTCAACTCTTTCAAACATGTGTGTACACCCaattcaataatatttaaaacaaatttgtaaATTAAGTCTCAGAAGAAATCTCTCATATAtcatgtagtagtagcagttatcTGTATCAGAAATGCATAACATACAACTTTCCAGTCAGATCCAACCATAAACGGATTTTGACTGGCTTGAGACAAGTAATGGAATATGATGTTTTTTCAGCTTGCAAATTACTTCACTAATGCGCTTTCAATGACCACACTAATGGATCAAGACCACCttatttaataatacatattacTTACtctacatacatgctcacattttCAGATGCAAAAATTCAAACTTCTAAACAGAAATCACTTCTCTGAAGAAATCAAAAATCCAGAAAGTAAACAACTGttagaagaaaggaaatataattcatacatataaagtgttaaattttttttgtgcTTAAAACTGTGAATATGCAGATTATTTGCAAAGAACGTTCAAGACTAATCACTCCCTGTTCTATATCTTGTTTGCAGTGATATCCCACTTAAAACTTGATGGTTAAAAGGCATAATAAAGGGATAGATCATGCACATGTAGATTTATCACAACtttttgatacttttttttttttaccataacagGATATTAGCTAAACTAGATATTTATGTGTTATGACACTTGTTGATTAacatcaatattaaaataaaactggAGGAAAAAGTTCAACTGAATGCAAAATACAGCAAAATAGACTGTGTGTGCCAAGATTTACAAGATACTTGGATACAAGAATACTTCTTTGTAGAGCACTTTAGGAAACcagtttgtttcttttacttagaAAATGTTGCTATGAAGAATGTTGTAAATACAAGATCACTATAGTGGAGATTTTAGCAAATTTTCTAGGCAGGCAAGGAATGAAGTTAAGTGATTGAAGACTAGTTTCAGAAAATCAACTTTAATTTTTCACCAGCAAAAGCAGTGAAAGAGATATTCATGTCAGCCACAATGTTTCAAAACCTACTAAGAAAAGACGAAGCCTTTTACAGGAGAGTTTGTCAAAGAATGTTTAGTGATAGTGATAGCTATTATTTGTTAGAAATAGGTGTCTCACCTTTTACCTGTCCAATAAGAATTGAAGGATTGATGTACTCTAGCCagcagtagtgtgtgtgtgtgagtgtgcgtacatGCGCATATGTGAATGAGTAAAAGAAAGGGATGGCaaaattctttttctaattaaGAGTTAAGTATGCAATTGACTAGCAGTTATTTTTTTATCTCCTACAGGGAAGTTAAGCTGGTCAAAATTTCAACACAGTCATTTTATCTACTACATGGAATTGATTTGAACAAAATTTAAGCATTTTCTTCCTCTTGACATTTTTAAATAGGTTCTCTTACTGATTCCAATTAAGCATATCTTGCTAATAAACAATGTAAGGATGTTCATAAAAATCAATCCCAAACTAACATTATACAAGTTACTTAAACATTTTTCTATACAAAATAATTGcaaaaaagtttgaaaatgtaTGAGAGAAGTAAAATGTTACTTACTGTAGCTGAAGCAATTGCAGCTGCCTCTTCAAGACCATACAGTTTATTCCCTATTAAATATACACCGTCTGACCAAACAACACAATCTTCATGGACCCAAACCTCAGATACATCAGAATTTAACTGCTCACAGTCTAAATCACTGCCACAACCTCGTTCATCACTTGATGACTTTCGTATTCGCCTGTCAATACCACTGGTTTGCTCAACAAAAGGTAAAGTCCTCTTCCGTTTATGTTTACTGTCCATTTTGGATAAATCTTCAGAAATAGGAGTCAATGTTGAAGCATTAGGTGAGCTGTCAGGGTTAGAGGCTTGGCCAAGAGGTGAGGGTAAAGGAGGTGCAGTTAATGCTGGCGGAACCTGCACTTTGTCAGGTTTTTCTGATTTTACAGTAGGGTGGAAGCCCTCTGGATAATAAGGTCCAAATAAATCTCCGAGAAATTTGTAAGTGCTACCTTTACCACACAGTACACAAACCCAAACATCCCCAATTAAAGAGGTTCTGGGAACTAAGACAGATTTTTCAGACGGTAAATTAGATATCTGAACTGAAGATCCAGTTGAGGGACATTTGATTTTAGACTTCTTGTTCAATTTGGAGTCATTGTCTTCTTGATGTTGATTAACAACTATGCAGCTTGCCGGTTCATCCTTTATAGTTGTCATCCGGATAAATGGGCCAGTTGTAACAGATcccatctcattttttttctttttggtgctGGACATTAAATCcattgtttttttcagtttcaaagACTTGAAAGAGTCACTATCAGGGGCAAAAGAGCTATAAATATCAGACTTGCCACGACTTATCTTTCGACCCCGCAAAGACCCTTTTGCTGGTGGTcgccctttctttttcttcttaccaGCAGATGTGCTGCTCTTCTTGTCAGGTGTCATTGCCCCAtcagtttcatttgtttcagaGGGTGTCAATTCTTCTTTAAATTCAACATTTAAAGAAAGTTGAGGGTCAGGGCAAAGCTCATTAGTCTTGCTATCACTTGCTTCTTCATCACTTAAGTCAGAGTTATTCTCCATGTTACTGGAAAATTCCTGCTTAATAGGATTACTCTCGTCAGTCAAGTCTATTTCCAAGATTTCTACAGGTGCTTTAGAAATTGGTGCAGTTTCTGGTTCCGGATTTCTTGAAGGAAAAACTTCAGATTTAATTGTCCTTTTTCTCTTAGAACAGAGAATATTTTCATCATAAGATACAGAATCACCCATTATATTTGTATCCACAACACAGTCAAAGTCTACAGATGATGAATCTTGTCGCTTTCGGCGTCTTCTTACCATTGGTTCTGGAGTGCGACTACTATCTTCTCCACTGACGTCATGCTCCATGGGACTAGCTTTTGCAGCTGTCGTGGAATGTTGCTCATCTTCATCACATGgttctttttttattactgtGGTATTATCTATTTGTTCTTCCTCATTGGAAGTTGAATGGGTAGCCCTTTCAAAAAGACATTTCTTGTTCTCTTCAGTCGTAGGGCCAAGAGCTGTGTGACTTTTCTCTTCTTGAGAAGATTTTGTTTGTTGGCTGATTCGGCTACTGCctcgttttttattttttggagcCTGACTTAATTCCTCTTTCTTAGACTGAGAAGTATTATCACCAACTAACTCAATACTGTCTTTTTGAAAGAGACTGTCTGTATCCAGCTCTAACTTAGATTGTTCTGTTGTACTACCTTCTTCTTTGCTGTTGTCCAGAGCACTGTCAGAATTGGACAAGGTTTTAGTTTGCTCACAACcgtttgttctttcttctgcTGGCTCTTCAACTCTTGATATGTGCTCATCATCAACTGTATCCAATTCACAACTGCCAGTAATCTCTGGCCCCCCACCAGCGTACACCTTACTCTGAGAAGTTGTAATTGATCGGAGTAAAGAATTACGCATTTGCCGCGTATACGTGTTACCTGAATCTTTACGTACACGAAGCCGAGAGCTGGTTTCATTGTCTTGTTCTTCTTTCTGAGCTATTGCTTTTACAGTTTGGTTATTTTGGATACGCTTTGATCTTTTCACTTTGCTAAGATTTGTTTGAGTAGCACTAGTTTGTACACTTTGCTTgacagcagcagttgtagtagtagttgtagcagttgtagtagtagtagtagcaggaagGAGGGCTGATAAGGAAGTAGGAGTAGAAACAGAATTATTTGTCAGTGTACTGCTTTCACTTGTAGAATATACAGGTGATGATACTGTGAAGGATGTGTTTGTGTTAATCATTGCAGTGGTTGATGCAGTTACTACATTGACATCAGTGGAAAGGCTAGTATTCACAGTCATTTTCTTTCTTGGACTGCGACGGGTTGCTTGAGGTGGATTCTCGTTACTTTTTAAAGAACCTGAAGGATTTGGATTATTGGCACCTTCAGATGACTCAGTTTTGACATCTAGTTTAATTTCTACTTGTAGTTCAGCAGTATTTTCTTTATGTtggttcttgttttcttttgggGAGCAAGAAATACCATCTTCACATTTTGGACTGAGACACAAAGTTTCTTCTTTACTTTGAGAGAGGTCGGGACTTGGATAAACATCTGTTATACCATTAACCAGAGGATTTGGTGAGCATTGGAGTTGCTTTGGAGATGTAGGTGTCTCATTATCATCTTGGCTGTTAGTTTCCATTTCTACTTCTAAATTAGCTAGAGGCTGAGAAAACAATGGAGCAGAGACAGCTGAGGACATTGAGTGTGGTGGTGTATTAGCTGAATCAGTGCTAGAATTTCCAACAAGACAGCCCGACTTGCTGGTAGTTTGAGATGGAGTTGCAGTATTTGAGCAAGAAGTAACACTAGCATTTATAGAATTCTGTTCAGGAGAGAACAATGAATTGGAAATTGCTGAAGATGAAGATGTATCATCTAATGGTGCACTTACGCTGGAATTCACAGTGGCAGTACTGCTGTTATCCGAGTCAAGAATATCTTGCTTATTGCTTTCAAAAGAAACCACTTCATGTTTCATTTCAACTGGAGAATTTTCCAATTTAGATTGAAATGGGACTTTATTATTAAATGTTGGAATATCCAATTGATCTGGTAGTTTTGTGTCAGCAGATGTTTCAGTGTGACTCACAGTATTGTTACTGGTGTCCTCAGCAAAGCGCACATCCCACTTAAGCGTAGGAGATGGTGGAGGAACTGAAACCTGTTGTGGTGATGCCTTTGTGTTCAGGTTATTGTCTTGTTTGGCTATGAGACCGTGAATGGCCCCATTGTCTTCCAGTGTTGAAGAAGCAGGAGGCAATGATAGAGGAGCTATAGTAGggtttggtggtggaggtggtgatattttaaatgaatagtCTGACTTGTTAGAGCCAGAATTGTTGCTAGTGGTTGTGTTGCCATTATCACAGTGTTTTCCATCAGTACAACTGGTACTGCCACAGGCAGTGCTACTATTGCTGCAAGAGGTTGAGGAcgagttggaagaaatacagcCACCAGAATTTCGATGATCACTTGGAATATCACAGTTTTTTGGGCCTTCATTATTATGAGAGGGGGAGGGTAGACAAGCATCATTGACTACACTCTTTGGATCTATCACTTGTGACTCTGGAAGCAACACAAGTTTTTCGAGTGATTGTAAGGGGTTCTTGACAACAAGAGGAGCTGCTGTAGATTGGCTAGCAGTGGAGTCCTGGGAGGCATCACTAACATATGGGCTCATTGATGGTGTATGTTGAAAGTTTTGGCTTTGAGGGGGACTGTTAATATGAGCTTTTGACAATGCATATGGTGAGCCAGCATGGCTAATAGGAGAACCTATGGGATGAGGAGAATATCGATTTTGAGATGGAGGTCTTTGTTGCTGtggctgttgctgatgttgtggttgttgttgttgttgttgttgttgaggctgctgatggtgttgatgatgatgatgctgttgttgttgtggtggttgctgctgctgttgttgttgttgttgttgttgttgttgttgttgctgctgctgctgctgctgttgttgatgttgtggacCTGGAGACTTAATACTAGTGTTGCATGAAACATaaccactactactgttactgcctAATGGAGACTGTTGCATCCCAGAAGAACTGTTTATTGAATGTGGAGGAGAGCAAATTTGTTTTCCACAGCCCACAGGTGACGTCATCGATTGAACAGCACAAGGCGAACGAAGACTACTTGTAATTGGGGACGGCGTAGTGACAGGAGATTTCACATTGGCTGGAGCAGGACTATGTAAAGAGACAGGactggaatttggcatagattgGTTACTATGATGACTTGCTGGACTATGCATCAACATAGGGCTAATTGGAGATGTACGAGCTGCAGGTGGATGGGGTGATGTGCTAGGATAGCCATACTGAGCAGCATTGTGACGCATCTGAGACTGAACAGGACTGTTACAAGTCTGCATGCTATACTGAGGTGAGCGGGGTAGGTGATATGGTGCAGTCCGGCTCTTGTTGATGGGAACATGTACTGTCTGATTACTAGGATAGTTTACCGAAGCCATTTGCAAAATGTTGTCGGCTACTTGCTGTGGGTTCTGGCAACTGGAGGAGTGTCGCATATATGGATGAGAATGCGGATTATGGGAAGAACTAGAAGAAGAAGCAGGTGATGAACTGTACATGGAGTTGCTGGCCATACTGGACATCTGTGCAGCTGATAGCTGTGACATTTGTGCAGCTGACATttgtacagcagcagcagcagcagcagaactcTGTGCCACAGCACCCATAGAAGAATAATGAGAGGCTTGGTAGGGGCTAGAAAAACGCTGTCCCATGAACTGTTGAGACTGGTTATGTTGGTTGTACATTGCTGCAGCTGCAGCGGCATTGTGTCCATGAAAAGAAGTTTGTTGGGAAAGCATCATATGACTGGAAGGATGATCGCCATAACTCTGCAGTGGATAACCAGACATACCACGACTCATCTACAAATACACAAAAGACATCAGAATAACACTCACTGATATGTTTAAAACTTCGGCAAATAAGTTGACCAAATCTTTATCAATTTTGACATTGAGTATAaatgcaagagagagaaaaaattattatagCAATTAAAAAGCAGAAATGAAGGCTtcctcaaaagatattttatttaaaagaattcaaTTTTGACCTCCTTTTAATAATTTAACAActatttcatgaaatatatttaacttctCTGAAAATGCTAGTatgcaatgaatgtgtgtgaaaatgttgATACTTGCATATGAAGTATTTTTACAGcagactgatgccagtgccatgtaaaaagcaccaagtacactgtaaagtggttgacattgggaagGGTATCTAGGAGCAGTAACCATACCAAAATAGGCAGTGGAGTCAGTTGTGGCCTCTGGTCTTGTCAGCTCCCATCAAACCATCTAAGCCCGCATGGAAAACAtgcattaaatgaagatgagatTGATGATGTATTTCAACAGGCGAGAATGATACCTATTTTCAGTGAGGCAGACAAGTAGCATAAGCTTACAAAGGGACATAATtctaatgaataaaatttaataattgtaCCTTAACTACATCTTAGATGAGTCTGCCAAGAAAACTAAAATGTAGTTCAATATATAGTACTAAAAATGTGTTAttatagattttcttttaaaattaatatctTATAAGGCATATCTCAGATTCTAATGAATAGTTGATATTAAAACAGCcatgaaatgaaaacatataaaaatgaaacaacaaattttatttaacaattaaAAGATATTCCATTACCATCTGAGGATTGTCTCTAGTGAGGTAATCAGAACTTAGAGCCATACGTCCAGTATTGGCACCATAAGGATTAGGCATATCCTCCGGATAATGATTCATAGGACCTATGATAggaaatgaaaacacaaaagaaaggttattaatttaaacattataaaaatagGTAGCTTACTCAAAATAATTGATAAACTGGTATAAATTAGATAGGACAAAAAAGATATGCATTAAAGGCTGCATTATTTTCACCTTCAACTGAATGTGAATTTTGTGGAATCAATTCTTTTTAGActaaaaatatcttgaataaagatgtaataataattaaaatagaccccatctttaaaatattttgagaaaatacTAAAGatatcatttcaaaataacacaaattattttcttcaactGGTATAAAAAGTGACTCATAATAAATAACTGATTTATGATTGAATGTAAATAAAGCATTGGTCATTTCATTAAGGAATTGCATGTAAGCAGTTGAGCAAACAACATCTGGTACAATCATTCAGGACAATTGTAGTGTCAATAGTCAATTCATAAAGTTAATCATAGAAATAGTTTGACAATTGTAATAAATTAGACACCAaaagacaaattttttttattcattatctgtttcagtcatttgacttgtgGGCAagttggagcaccacctcgaaggattttagtcgaacaaatcaaccccagaactttttttaaagcctagtaattattctatcagtctctgtagctaactgcaaagttatggggacataacacaccaacagcagttgtcaagcaataatggagggacaaacagacacgaagacacatacacacatacataaatacatatacaactagcagttgagggaacctgtggaagaggtagacccaggaaaacctgggatgaagtggtgaaacacaacctttgaacattgggcctcactgaggcaatgacacgtgactgagacctttgaagatatgctgtgcttgagaagacccagcaagccaagtgagaccataaccatggcctgtgccagtgctgtacagccagcccatttaagagtaccctttaatcattggacaataaactacaCTTGCGAAGAgatgttgagacaagtgaaattgCTGTTGTGGCctatgacagtaccgcctgattggcacccgtgccagtggaacattaaaaacaccatttgagcgtgaaaaatgaaaattataaaaatataaggctcataaaaagcctacaaacagtatataagaccatataaatagttttaaacaCTCCAATACATGCCTGTGCACATAACCATACGTAGATATCTATGGATACAAAAGCATAGatagatgagtacatatgtgtgcccAGATGTACGTCAACAGTCACTTATACCACATGTGAGggggaaatatacatatatatatatcccctcacacatacatacatatactcccagcagtatattggatagatacNNNNNNNNNNNNNNNNNNNNNNNNNNNNNNNNNNNNNNNNNNNNNNNNNNNNNNNNNNNNNNNNNNNNNNNNNNNNNNNNNNNNNNNNNNNNNNNNNNNNNNNNNNNNNNNNNNNNNNNNNNNNNNNNNNNNNNNNNNNNNNNNNNNNNNNNNNNNNNNNNNNNNNNNNNNNNNNNNNNNNNNNNNNNNNNNNNNNNNNNNNNNNNNNNNNNNNNNNNNNNNNNNNNNNNNNNNNNNNNNNNNNNNNNNNNNNNNNNNNNNNNNNNNNNNNNNNNNNNNNNNNNNNNNNNNNNNNNNNNNNNNNNNNNTATCTTGCAGGTACTtggctggtgccacataaaaagcacccagtacattctattAGTGACTGGTATTAGGAAGGGGacccagcaatagaaaccatgccaaagcagacatagaaacTGACAGAACCCTCTGGCTCATCTgtccttgtcaaaccatctaacttatGCTGGCATGAAAAAAAAGAGTCATTAAATGACGTTGATGACACAGATATATACTGGGTAATCCAAAAGTCACGAGACCATTTTGAACTATAGTAACttttttacaaatttctttttttttccagattattGACATGTAATTCTTGGAAAATAATCAAAAGTTCAAAAGAGTAACatgtaaaaataatcaaattttatctacaaaaatcaaaaatcaattgTGCTAACCCAAAGAActtaaatttgttattttcagGTCAGACAACGACTATTTAAACcagcaataattaatttattccaGTTGTTTGAACAACAGGGGTTTGTGATTGATTTACTATGTGTGAGAAGACCAAATTCAGAGCACTGAAGAAGAGACAGCAACATCAACCCAAAAGCAGTCCCAGCAGCTGAGCATATCCCAAAGCTCACTACAGAGGATTTAAAAGAGGCTGAATTTATCCCATATGAAGTACAGCTAGTGCAGAAACTGAAGTGAACAGATTATCAGGTACAATTAGTGTATGCAGCACAGATCAAGAAATTCCTCCAGCCTTTTTCTTGTGAGAATATCTGAAAGATACAGTATACCAAAACAAACTACAGGCCATCCAGCAATTTAAGGAAAAGAAATTGAAGGAATAAGccaagaaatattagaaatggcAATGGAACAACCTTTAGAAAGAGCTCACCATTATCAAGAATGAAATGATGGTTATTTATGGGGACATAATTTTCAAAACTAACTAAAAATGTTTCCCAAGAAgtgtatttattgtttataaaagaatgtgaacattgaatacaaaaaaaaaagaaggattattatattttgaaatggtcA
The genomic region above belongs to Octopus bimaculoides isolate UCB-OBI-ISO-001 chromosome 2, ASM119413v2, whole genome shotgun sequence and contains:
- the LOC106876266 gene encoding transcription factor 20 isoform X3 encodes the protein MPGPVERWLETFMCKQYADTFEAYGFKTLQSVCQLQLHQLQGMGVAQEHCEKILENVHVLRQTLIGPMNHYPEDMPNPYGANTGRMALSSDYLTRDNPQMMSRGMSGYPLQSYGDHPSSHMMLSQQTSFHGHNAAAAAAMYNQHNQSQQFMGQRFSSPYQASHYSSMGAVAQSSAAAAAAVQMSAAQMSQLSAAQMSSMASNSMYSSSPASSSSSSHNPHSHPYMRHSSSCQNPQQVADNILQMASVNYPSNQTVHVPINKSRTAPYHLPRSPQYSMQTCNSPVQSQMRHNAAQYGYPSTSPHPPAARTSPISPMLMHSPASHHSNQSMPNSSPVSLHSPAPANVKSPVTTPSPITSSLRSPCAVQSMTSPVGCGKQICSPPHSINSSSGMQQSPLGSNSSSGYVSCNTSIKSPGPQHQQQQQQQQQQQQQQQQQQQQQQQPPQQQQHHHHQHHQQPQQQQQQQQPQHQQQPQQQRPPSQNRYSPHPIGSPISHAGSPYALSKAHINSPPQSQNFQHTPSMSPYVSDASQDSTASQSTAAPLVVKNPLQSLEKLVLLPESQVIDPKSVVNDACLPSPSHNNEGPKNCDIPSDHRNSGGCISSNSSSTSCSNSSTACGSTSCTDGKHCDNGNTTTSNNSGSNKSDYSFKISPPPPPNPTIAPLSLPPASSTLEDNGAIHGLIAKQDNNLNTKASPQQVSVPPPSPTLKWDVRFAEDTSNNTVSHTETSADTKLPDQLDIPTFNNKVPFQSKLENSPVEMKHEVVSFESNKQDILDSDNSSTATVNSSVSAPLDDTSSSSAISNSLFSPEQNSINASVTSCSNTATPSQTTSKSGCLVGNSSTDSANTPPHSMSSAVSAPLFSQPLANLEVEMETNSQDDNETPTSPKQLQCSPNPLVNGITDVYPSPDLSQSKEETLCLSPKCEDGISCSPKENKNQHKENTAELQVEIKLDVKTESSEGANNPNPSGSLKSNENPPQATRRSPRKKMTVNTSLSTDVNVVTASTTAMINTNTSFTVSSPVYSTSESSTLTNNSVSTPTSLSALLPATTTTTTATTTTTTAAVKQSVQTSATQTNLSKVKRSKRIQNNQTVKAIAQKEEQDNETSSRLRVRKDSGNTYTRQMRNSLLRSITTSQSKVYAGGGPEITGSCELDTVDDEHISRVEEPAEERTNGCEQTKTLSNSDSALDNSKEEGSTTEQSKLELDTDSLFQKDSIELVGDNTSQSKKEELSQAPKNKKRGSSRISQQTKSSQEEKSHTALGPTTEENKKCLFERATHSTSNEEEQIDNTTVIKKEPCDEDEQHSTTAAKASPMEHDVSGEDSSRTPEPMVRRRRKRQDSSSVDFDCVVDTNIMGDSVSYDENILCSKRKRTIKSEVFPSRNPEPETAPISKAPVEILEIDLTDESNPIKQEFSSNMENNSDLSDEEASDSKTNELCPDPQLSLNVEFKEELTPSETNETDGAMTPDKKSSTSAGKKKKKGRPPAKGSLRGRKISRGKSDIYSSFAPDSDSFKSLKLKKTMDLMSSTKKKKNEMGSVTTGPFIRMTTIKDEPASCIVVNQHQEDNDSKLNKKSKIKCPSTGSSVQISNLPSEKSVLVPRTSLIGDVWVCVLCGKGSTYKFLGDLFGPYYPEGFHPTVKSEKPDKVQVPPALTAPPLPSPLGQASNPDSSPNASTLTPISEDLSKMDSKHKRKRTLPFVEQTSGIDRRIRKSSSDERGCGSDLDCEQLNSDVSEVWVHEDCVVWSDGVYLIGNKLYGLEEAAAIASATICSICKERGAMVGCLHKGCTQKYHYICAAEKGCYLDEENFSLLCPKHKDKKMKNLDPQSSAKS